In Burkholderia sp. GAS332, one DNA window encodes the following:
- a CDS encoding primary replicative DNA helicase — MNAPSKDPQIESLKVPPHSIEAEQSVLGGLLLDNAAWDRIADFLSQSDFYRYDHRIIFEHIGKLIAATRPADVITVYEALGTSGKAEEVGGLAYLNALAQNTPSAANIRRYAEIVRDRAVLRRLVSVADEISADAFNPQGKEVRQLLDEAESKVFSIAEDGARGTQGFLEIGPLLTEVVERIDTLYHTANPSDVTGTPTGFVDLDRMTSGMHGGELIIVAGRPSMGKTAFSMNVGEYVAVEYGLPVAVFSMEMPGSQLTMRMLGSVGRLDQHRMRTGRLTDEDWPKLTHAVQKMSEAQIFIDETGGLNPMELRSRARRLSRQCGKLGLIIIDYLQLMSGSSSGENRATEISEISRSLKSLAKELDVPVIALSQLNRGLEQRPNKRPIMSDLRESGAIEQDADVILFIYRDEVYNPDSPDKGTAEIIIGKQRNGPIGPVRLTFHGQFTKFDNFAGAQNFYSE, encoded by the coding sequence ATGAACGCACCGTCCAAAGATCCCCAAATCGAGTCGCTGAAAGTCCCGCCGCATTCGATCGAAGCCGAGCAGTCGGTGCTGGGCGGCCTGCTGCTCGACAACGCGGCATGGGACCGCATCGCCGACTTCCTGTCGCAGAGCGATTTTTACCGATACGACCACCGCATCATTTTCGAGCACATCGGCAAGCTGATCGCGGCGACGCGTCCGGCGGACGTGATTACCGTGTACGAGGCGCTCGGCACCTCGGGCAAGGCGGAAGAGGTTGGCGGTCTCGCGTACCTGAACGCGCTGGCGCAGAACACGCCGAGCGCGGCCAATATCCGCCGCTACGCGGAAATCGTGCGCGATCGCGCGGTGCTGCGCCGCCTCGTGTCCGTGGCCGATGAAATTTCTGCCGACGCTTTCAACCCGCAGGGTAAGGAAGTCCGCCAGTTGCTGGACGAGGCCGAATCGAAGGTGTTTTCGATCGCTGAAGACGGCGCGCGCGGCACGCAGGGCTTTCTGGAAATCGGGCCGCTCCTGACCGAGGTGGTCGAGCGCATCGACACGCTGTATCACACCGCCAATCCGAGCGACGTGACCGGCACACCGACCGGCTTTGTCGACCTGGACCGGATGACCTCCGGTATGCACGGCGGCGAGCTGATCATCGTGGCGGGTCGCCCGTCGATGGGTAAAACGGCGTTTTCGATGAACGTCGGCGAATACGTGGCGGTCGAGTATGGCCTGCCGGTCGCCGTGTTCTCCATGGAAATGCCGGGCTCGCAACTGACGATGCGTATGCTGGGCTCGGTCGGCCGGCTCGACCAGCACCGCATGCGGACCGGGCGCTTGACCGATGAGGATTGGCCGAAGCTCACGCACGCGGTGCAGAAAATGAGCGAGGCGCAGATTTTCATCGACGAAACCGGCGGCCTGAACCCGATGGAACTGCGTTCGCGCGCGCGTCGGCTGTCGCGTCAGTGCGGCAAGCTCGGTCTGATCATCATCGACTATTTGCAGCTGATGAGCGGTTCGTCGTCGGGTGAAAACCGCGCAACCGAAATCTCGGAAATCTCGCGTTCGCTGAAGAGTCTCGCCAAAGAACTCGACGTACCCGTGATCGCGCTGTCGCAGCTCAACCGGGGTCTCGAACAGCGCCCGAACAAGCGGCCGATCATGTCCGACTTGCGCGAATCCGGCGCTATCGAACAGGATGCGGACGTCATTCTGTTCATTTACCGCGATGAGGTGTACAACCCGGACAGCCCGGACAAGGGCACCGCGGAGATTATCATCGGTAAGCAGCGGAATGGTCCGATCGGTCCTGTTCGACTCACGTTCCATGGACAATTCACGAAGTTCGACAATTTTGCCGGCGCGCAGAATTTCTATAGCGAGTAA
- a CDS encoding PhoH-like ATPase — MPLPTPPSKLGNLLPPDEYKAKAATPARSAAKKQAVGGESAESADYGRANVATPMAHAANAATTLRPVPASSASPVASASAEQAAPARDAGARGRKSKQTAALLQPVPAARPQAEPAASATPAAAPAAKSQPVVARAPSAKDPVASEPAAVAPSTRGTSKKRGTSADPLEMQKLFVLDTNVLMHDPSCLFRFEEHDVYLPMMTLEELDNHKKGMSEVARNARQVSRTLDALVANAGNISDGISLARLGSREASGRLYFQTKLTAIEPVEGLPEGKADNQILGVVRALQRDRMDRQVVLVSKDINMRIKAHALGLPAEDYFNDQVLEDSDLLYSGIRALPQDFWTKHAKGMESWQDTKTGTTYYRVTGPLCASMLVNEFVYLEPQNGEPAFHALVRELNGKTALLQTLRDYGHHKNNVWGITARNREQNFALNLLMNPEIDFVTLLGQAGTGKTLVALAAGLAQVLDDKRYNEIIVTRATVPVGEDIGFLPGTEEEKMQPWMGAFDDNLEVLQKTDDAAGEWGRAATQELIRSRLKVKSMNFMRGRTFVDKYLIIDEAQNLTPKQMKTLVTRAGPGTKIICLGNIAQIDTPYLTEGSSGLTYVVDRFKGWAHSGHVTLARGERSRLADYASEIL, encoded by the coding sequence ATGCCTTTGCCTACCCCCCCCAGCAAGCTCGGCAATCTCCTGCCGCCTGACGAATACAAGGCTAAAGCCGCCACGCCGGCGCGCTCCGCCGCGAAGAAACAGGCAGTCGGAGGGGAATCAGCAGAGTCGGCCGATTATGGCCGCGCGAACGTCGCCACACCGATGGCGCACGCCGCCAATGCCGCGACCACCTTGCGGCCCGTGCCGGCATCGTCGGCCTCCCCTGTTGCGTCTGCATCCGCCGAGCAAGCTGCACCGGCGCGCGACGCAGGAGCGCGCGGTCGCAAATCGAAGCAGACCGCCGCCTTGCTGCAACCGGTTCCCGCTGCCCGTCCGCAAGCCGAGCCGGCCGCTTCTGCCACACCCGCTGCCGCGCCCGCTGCCAAATCGCAGCCGGTCGTCGCCCGCGCGCCAAGCGCGAAAGACCCGGTCGCCAGCGAGCCCGCAGCCGTCGCACCCAGCACGCGCGGCACCAGCAAGAAGCGCGGCACGTCCGCCGACCCGCTCGAAATGCAGAAGCTTTTCGTGCTCGACACGAACGTGCTGATGCACGATCCAAGCTGCCTGTTCCGTTTCGAGGAACACGACGTCTATCTGCCGATGATGACGTTGGAAGAACTGGACAACCACAAGAAGGGCATGTCCGAAGTCGCGCGTAACGCTCGCCAGGTGAGCCGCACGCTGGACGCGTTGGTGGCGAACGCCGGCAACATCTCGGACGGCATTTCGCTTGCGCGTCTCGGCAGCCGCGAGGCATCCGGGCGCCTGTACTTCCAGACCAAGCTCACCGCCATCGAGCCGGTCGAAGGCCTGCCGGAAGGCAAGGCCGACAACCAGATTCTCGGCGTGGTGCGTGCGTTGCAGCGCGACCGGATGGATCGCCAGGTCGTGCTGGTGTCGAAAGACATCAACATGCGCATCAAGGCGCACGCGCTCGGCCTGCCCGCGGAAGATTACTTCAACGACCAGGTGCTCGAAGACAGCGATCTGCTGTACTCGGGCATCCGCGCGCTGCCGCAGGATTTCTGGACCAAGCACGCGAAGGGCATGGAGAGCTGGCAGGACACCAAAACCGGCACCACGTATTACCGTGTGACGGGTCCGCTGTGCGCCTCGATGCTGGTCAACGAGTTCGTCTATCTCGAGCCGCAAAACGGCGAGCCGGCGTTTCATGCGCTGGTGCGCGAACTGAACGGCAAGACGGCGCTGCTGCAAACCTTGCGCGACTACGGCCACCACAAGAACAACGTGTGGGGCATCACGGCGCGCAATCGCGAGCAGAACTTCGCCCTGAACCTGTTGATGAATCCGGAGATCGACTTCGTCACGCTGCTAGGTCAGGCGGGTACCGGCAAGACGCTGGTCGCGCTCGCGGCGGGCCTCGCGCAAGTGCTCGACGACAAGCGCTACAACGAGATCATCGTGACGCGCGCCACGGTGCCGGTCGGTGAAGACATCGGCTTTCTGCCGGGTACGGAAGAGGAAAAAATGCAGCCGTGGATGGGTGCATTCGACGACAACCTCGAAGTCCTGCAGAAAACCGACGACGCCGCCGGCGAATGGGGCCGCGCCGCGACTCAGGAGTTGATCCGCTCGCGCCTGAAGGTCAAGAGCATGAACTTCATGCGCGGCCGTACGTTCGTGGACAAGTATCTGATCATCGACGAGGCGCAAAACCTGACGCCGAAGCAGATGAAGACGCTGGTCACGCGTGCCGGTCCGGGTACGAAGATCATTTGTCTCGGCAATATCGCGCAGATCGATACGCCTTACCTGACCGAAGGCAGCTCGGGTCTGACCTACGTGGTCGATCGCTTCAAGGGCTGGGCGCACAGCGGGCATGTGACGCTGGCGCGCGGCGAGCGCTCGCGTCTGGCGGATTACGCGTCGGAAATTCTTTAA
- a CDS encoding restart primosome assembly protein PriB → MNRLQLTASVVEREPVRYTPAGVPIAGCTLHHRTEVVEAGIARQVELTMQAVAAGEASGKLEGCQMGVETLFTGFLAKKHRNARTLVFHITELQDIGKD, encoded by the coding sequence ATGAATCGGCTGCAGCTTACGGCCAGCGTCGTCGAACGCGAACCGGTGCGGTACACCCCCGCCGGCGTTCCGATTGCAGGTTGCACGTTGCACCACCGCACGGAAGTCGTCGAAGCCGGCATTGCCCGGCAAGTCGAACTGACCATGCAGGCGGTAGCCGCAGGTGAGGCGAGCGGTAAGCTGGAAGGCTGTCAGATGGGCGTAGAAACGCTCTTCACAGGCTTTCTGGCGAAAAAGCACCGCAACGCAAGAACTCTGGTATTTCACATCACAGAATTGCAGGACATTGGAAAGGACTGA
- a CDS encoding SSU ribosomal protein S18P, whose amino-acid sequence MPRPTGKKFDKRRQQQNPLFKRKKFCRFTAANVDHIDYKDLETLKDFIGENGKITPARLTGTKSHYQRQLDTAIKRARFLALVPYTDQHKA is encoded by the coding sequence ATGCCCCGCCCGACTGGTAAGAAATTCGACAAGCGTCGTCAGCAACAAAATCCGCTCTTCAAGCGCAAGAAGTTCTGCCGTTTCACGGCCGCTAACGTCGATCACATCGACTACAAGGACCTCGAAACGCTGAAGGACTTCATCGGCGAAAACGGCAAGATCACGCCGGCGCGTCTCACGGGTACGAAGTCGCATTATCAACGCCAGCTGGATACGGCAATCAAGCGCGCACGTTTCCTCGCGCTGGTGCCGTACACCGACCAGCACAAGGCCTAA
- a CDS encoding SSU ribosomal protein S6P, producing the protein MRHYEIVFIVHPDQSEQVPAMIERYKSTITSHGGQIHRIEDWGRRQLAYMIEKLAKAHYVCMNIECDQTTLDELEHAFKFNDAVLRHLIVKMKKAETGPSPMMKEVQREEAKKSAATQPSEAQA; encoded by the coding sequence ATGCGTCATTATGAAATCGTCTTTATCGTGCATCCCGATCAGAGCGAGCAAGTGCCCGCCATGATCGAGCGTTACAAGAGCACGATCACCTCGCACGGTGGCCAGATCCACCGTATCGAAGACTGGGGCCGTCGCCAACTGGCCTACATGATCGAGAAACTCGCGAAGGCTCACTACGTCTGCATGAACATCGAATGCGATCAAACCACGCTCGACGAGCTGGAACACGCATTCAAGTTCAACGACGCTGTTCTGCGTCACCTGATCGTCAAGATGAAGAAGGCCGAAACCGGCCCGTCGCCGATGATGAAGGAAGTGCAGCGCGAAGAAGCCAAGAAGTCGGCTGCTACGCAACCGTCCGAAGCGCAGGCTTAA
- a CDS encoding Cell wall-associated hydrolase, NlpC family — protein MRRLACSLLTVLLLAACAGAPQKTSRGPGSSVVVTNGAYHAPPPGFPNFVDHSIGREEISIQAMSLVGIPYRWGGNTPDSGFDCSGLVRYVVSRAASVNLPRTTADMSGRGESIEPDEIAPGDLIFFNTTGRAHSHVGIYVGKLRFVNAPSTGGTVRLDYLTNPYWAKRFDGIRRVASPVATPAPFDTPSYQAAAPQPERVAPVAQVAPVYAGASATLQAPLTAAAQPAVATAAAPAPQADPFEPPPPGMSAAQMQARAAGAVSPAPVPAAQASTYDAAAGAANQQVAARAESPTAAARAPDSIDAAADAFEPPPPASVAARQAQQAQQADGNAGVQIMRASTASRGIPAPTQTTDDPIARFANGNF, from the coding sequence ATGCGCCGACTCGCCTGTTCGCTGCTGACCGTTTTGCTGCTCGCTGCTTGCGCCGGCGCGCCGCAAAAGACGTCGCGCGGGCCGGGTTCGTCGGTCGTGGTCACGAACGGCGCTTATCATGCACCGCCACCAGGCTTCCCGAATTTCGTCGACCACAGTATCGGGCGCGAGGAAATCTCAATCCAGGCGATGAGTCTGGTCGGCATTCCATACCGCTGGGGTGGCAATACGCCCGATAGCGGCTTCGATTGCAGCGGATTGGTTCGCTATGTGGTGTCACGTGCTGCTTCCGTGAATCTGCCGCGGACAACCGCGGATATGAGCGGCCGCGGCGAATCGATCGAACCGGATGAAATCGCGCCGGGCGATCTGATTTTCTTCAACACTACCGGGCGCGCGCATTCGCACGTCGGCATTTATGTGGGCAAGCTGCGCTTTGTCAACGCGCCGTCGACGGGCGGCACCGTGCGGCTCGACTATCTGACCAATCCTTATTGGGCCAAGCGCTTCGACGGTATTCGTCGCGTTGCGTCGCCGGTTGCGACACCCGCGCCGTTCGATACACCGAGCTATCAGGCTGCGGCGCCGCAACCCGAGCGCGTCGCGCCGGTGGCCCAGGTAGCACCGGTTTATGCGGGTGCCTCGGCGACCCTTCAGGCGCCGCTGACTGCAGCCGCCCAACCTGCGGTCGCGACGGCTGCCGCGCCGGCACCGCAAGCTGATCCGTTCGAACCGCCGCCGCCCGGCATGAGTGCCGCGCAGATGCAGGCACGCGCGGCAGGCGCGGTGTCTCCGGCGCCCGTTCCGGCCGCTCAAGCGAGTACGTACGACGCCGCCGCGGGCGCTGCGAATCAGCAGGTGGCTGCGCGCGCCGAATCGCCAACGGCTGCCGCCCGCGCGCCCGATTCGATCGATGCTGCCGCCGATGCGTTCGAGCCGCCTCCACCTGCTTCGGTCGCCGCGCGCCAGGCCCAGCAAGCTCAGCAAGCCGATGGGAATGCAGGCGTGCAGATCATGCGCGCCTCAACGGCCTCACGCGGCATCCCTGCCCCCACGCAAACCACCGACGACCCGATCGCACGCTTCGCCAACGGCAACTTCTAA
- a CDS encoding RNA polymerase sigma-70 factor, ECF subfamily, translated as MGQPDSNAARAHDADAARNRRFQELALPHLDAAYNLARWLCGNANDADDVVQEAFMRAFRFFDTFRGDSARPWLLAIVRRTWYTEWRRRASSHEVVEFDDTMDEATFDGWSAGGADPQTLLIRDEDTKLVHEALAQLPVEYREVLILRELEEMGYREIAMVADVPIGTVMSRLARGRRKLAALLMAKQGAGLPASGLPASGLPGGGGAPRATMPGAGTTPTASVTPLRAASNGRPSNNPGASAAGLTQETPDGL; from the coding sequence GTGGGTCAACCCGATTCAAATGCCGCCCGCGCGCACGACGCCGATGCAGCGAGGAACCGCCGTTTTCAGGAACTGGCGCTCCCGCATCTCGACGCCGCGTACAACCTTGCGCGCTGGCTATGCGGTAACGCCAACGATGCCGACGATGTCGTGCAGGAAGCATTCATGCGCGCGTTTCGTTTCTTCGACACGTTCCGTGGCGACTCTGCGCGGCCGTGGCTGCTCGCGATCGTGCGCCGCACCTGGTACACGGAATGGCGGCGGCGCGCGTCGTCGCACGAGGTGGTCGAGTTCGACGACACCATGGACGAGGCGACCTTCGACGGCTGGAGCGCGGGCGGCGCCGATCCGCAGACGCTCCTGATCCGCGATGAAGACACGAAGCTCGTGCACGAGGCGCTGGCGCAGTTGCCGGTCGAGTATCGCGAGGTGCTGATCCTGCGGGAGCTCGAAGAGATGGGTTACCGGGAGATCGCCATGGTGGCCGATGTGCCGATCGGCACGGTGATGTCGCGGCTCGCGCGGGGCCGGCGCAAGTTGGCCGCGCTGCTGATGGCGAAGCAAGGGGCCGGCCTACCGGCGTCCGGGCTTCCGGCGTCCGGGCTCCCGGGAGGGGGCGGTGCGCCGCGCGCCACCATGCCGGGTGCCGGCACGACACCCACGGCGTCTGTCACGCCACTGCGGGCGGCCTCCAACGGCCGTCCATCCAACAACCCCGGCGCAAGCGCTGCCGGCTTAACTCAGGAGACGCCAGATGGACTGTAA
- a CDS encoding peroxiredoxin Q/BCP, whose product MPIAVDQPIPDFTAPATGGEITLSKLRGKKVVLYFYPKDNTPGCTTEGLQFRDLYPKFKKAGAEILGVSRDSLRSHDNFKAKLELPFPLISDPEETLCTLFGVMKLKKMYGKEVRGIERSTFLIDAEGVLRQEWRGVKVPGHVDDILEAVQAL is encoded by the coding sequence GTGCCAATCGCAGTCGACCAACCCATCCCCGACTTTACCGCCCCCGCTACCGGTGGCGAAATCACGCTGTCCAAGCTGCGGGGCAAGAAGGTGGTGCTGTATTTCTATCCGAAGGACAACACGCCGGGCTGCACGACCGAAGGTCTGCAATTCCGCGATCTGTATCCGAAGTTCAAGAAGGCCGGCGCGGAAATTCTCGGCGTGTCGCGCGACAGCCTGCGCTCCCATGACAACTTCAAGGCAAAGCTCGAATTGCCGTTTCCGTTGATCTCGGACCCCGAAGAAACCTTGTGTACGCTCTTCGGCGTCATGAAATTGAAGAAAATGTATGGCAAAGAAGTACGTGGGATCGAACGCTCCACGTTCCTGATCGACGCCGAAGGCGTGCTGCGCCAGGAGTGGCGTGGCGTGAAAGTGCCAGGGCACGTCGATGACATTCTGGAGGCTGTACAAGCGCTTTGA
- a CDS encoding NAD(P)-dependent dehydrogenase, short-chain alcohol dehydrogenase family yields the protein MDLGLKDKVVLITGGSKGIGLACARAFALEGAKVAIVSRDPANLARAYEQLKQEGLHVHRTRADLHEPHSAADIVEEVSTAVGPIDVLINSAGAARRYDPETLDADAFRATMEAKYFPYIYPQQEVLRRMAERVKAGDGAAPGTIVNIIGMGGKIASDIHIAGGAANAALMLATVGLAHYYARYGIRINAINPGATLTERVEEAVKLEASQQGIESADALARGQAKVPLGRYAKPEEIADVALFLASRRASYVTGAIVPMDGGSTPLI from the coding sequence ATGGATCTCGGGCTGAAAGACAAGGTGGTGTTGATCACGGGCGGCAGCAAAGGGATCGGGCTCGCCTGCGCCCGAGCCTTCGCTCTGGAAGGGGCAAAAGTGGCGATCGTTTCGCGCGACCCCGCCAATCTCGCACGCGCTTATGAACAGTTGAAGCAAGAGGGTCTGCACGTGCATCGGACGCGCGCCGACCTGCACGAACCGCACAGTGCCGCGGACATCGTCGAGGAAGTCAGCACTGCGGTCGGCCCCATCGACGTGCTGATCAACAGCGCCGGCGCAGCCCGCCGCTATGACCCGGAAACGCTGGATGCCGATGCATTCCGCGCGACCATGGAAGCCAAGTATTTCCCCTACATCTACCCGCAGCAGGAAGTGCTCCGGCGCATGGCCGAGCGTGTGAAGGCCGGGGACGGCGCCGCACCCGGCACGATCGTCAACATCATCGGCATGGGCGGCAAGATCGCGAGCGATATCCATATCGCCGGCGGTGCCGCGAATGCCGCGTTGATGCTTGCCACCGTCGGCCTCGCTCACTACTACGCGCGCTACGGCATCCGCATCAATGCCATCAATCCGGGCGCGACACTGACCGAGCGCGTCGAGGAAGCGGTCAAGCTGGAAGCGTCGCAGCAAGGCATTGAAAGCGCGGACGCGTTGGCGCGCGGGCAGGCTAAAGTGCCGCTCGGACGCTATGCAAAACCGGAGGAAATCGCTGACGTCGCGCTGTTTCTGGCGAGCCGCCGCGCGAGCTATGTGACGGGCGCGATCGTCCCGATGGATGGAGGCAGCACGCCGTTGATCTGA
- a CDS encoding inorganic phosphate transporter, PiT family gives MQSIQLAIWVVVGLVVVALIFDFMNGFHDAANSIATVVSTGVLKPQQAVAFAAAFNVIAYFVFHLKVAQTVGKGTIDPHIVDHYVIFGALVGAIGWNIITWHYGIPSSSSHALIGGLVGAALAKSGWGSLNIDGLMKTVAFIFISPLLGFVLGSFFMLAVSWIYFRTPPSKVDRRFRRLQLVSAGLYSLGHGGNDAQKTIGIIWMLLIATGYASSIADAPPLWVIGGCYLSMGIGTLFGGWRIVRTMGQKITKLKPVGGFCAETGGAITLFTASWLGIPVSTTHTITGAIVGVGATQKLSAVRWGVAGNIVWAWILTIPASAALAAAAWWLGHRFL, from the coding sequence ATGCAATCGATACAACTCGCAATCTGGGTCGTTGTCGGCCTGGTCGTCGTCGCGCTGATTTTCGACTTCATGAACGGCTTCCACGACGCGGCGAATTCGATCGCCACGGTCGTGTCGACCGGTGTGCTCAAGCCGCAGCAGGCCGTGGCCTTCGCGGCGGCGTTCAACGTTATCGCGTATTTCGTGTTCCACCTGAAAGTGGCGCAGACGGTCGGCAAGGGCACGATCGATCCGCATATCGTCGACCACTACGTCATTTTTGGGGCGTTGGTCGGGGCGATCGGCTGGAACATCATCACATGGCATTACGGTATTCCGTCCAGCTCGTCGCATGCGTTGATCGGTGGACTGGTGGGCGCGGCGCTCGCCAAGTCGGGCTGGGGGTCGCTCAATATCGACGGATTGATGAAGACGGTTGCCTTCATTTTCATCTCGCCGCTGCTCGGTTTCGTACTCGGCTCATTCTTCATGCTGGCGGTGTCGTGGATCTATTTCCGCACGCCACCCAGCAAGGTCGACCGGCGGTTCCGGCGCCTGCAACTGGTCTCCGCAGGCTTGTATAGCCTCGGCCACGGCGGTAACGACGCGCAGAAAACCATCGGTATCATCTGGATGCTGCTGATCGCGACTGGCTACGCGTCATCGATCGCGGACGCACCGCCGCTGTGGGTGATCGGCGGCTGCTATCTGTCGATGGGTATCGGTACGTTGTTCGGCGGCTGGCGGATTGTCCGCACCATGGGTCAGAAGATCACCAAGCTGAAGCCGGTTGGCGGTTTTTGCGCGGAGACGGGCGGTGCGATCACGCTGTTTACGGCGTCGTGGCTCGGCATCCCGGTGTCCACCACGCATACGATTACCGGCGCGATCGTTGGTGTCGGCGCGACGCAGAAGTTGAGCGCGGTGCGTTGGGGGGTGGCCGGCAACATCGTCTGGGCGTGGATTCTGACGATTCCGGCCTCCGCGGCGCTCGCCGCGGCTGCCTGGTGGCTTGGCCACCGCTTTCTGTAA
- a CDS encoding Transmembrane transcriptional regulator (anti-sigma factor RsiW): MDCNEARPLLDANADHELPAPDAQRVQQHIESCDACRRESENLHALSEALRAQPYHRAPDALRARILAALPAGDSVAHEPIEAPRAAAQPKPKRSWLGNWLNGWWRPQGAMGRPGGGAGTGATIGQGWLVALVVALGAVAVGVTMNQHRPTQGGGFADELVESHVRAQMSGHDIDVISTDRHTVKPWFNGRIDYSPPVEDLAANGFPLEGGRLDYIAHQRVAVLVYRYQKHIIDVYVFPEARSADAGREAAAGPSMAQTREGYSLAHWNAQGMIWWAVTDAAPDALSGLETALKARLAGGSEQTEGG; encoded by the coding sequence ATGGACTGTAACGAAGCGCGGCCGCTCCTCGATGCGAACGCCGACCACGAATTGCCCGCGCCGGATGCGCAGCGCGTCCAGCAGCACATCGAGAGCTGCGACGCCTGCCGGCGCGAAAGCGAAAACCTGCATGCGCTGAGCGAGGCGCTGCGCGCACAGCCTTATCATCGCGCGCCGGATGCCCTGCGGGCGCGGATTCTAGCTGCCCTCCCGGCGGGCGATAGCGTCGCCCACGAGCCCATTGAAGCCCCACGGGCCGCTGCGCAGCCGAAGCCGAAGCGAAGCTGGCTGGGTAACTGGCTGAACGGCTGGTGGCGTCCGCAAGGTGCGATGGGGCGGCCCGGCGGGGGGGCAGGCACCGGCGCTACCATTGGGCAGGGCTGGCTCGTCGCGCTGGTGGTCGCCCTCGGGGCGGTGGCGGTCGGCGTGACCATGAACCAGCATCGTCCGACACAAGGCGGCGGGTTCGCCGATGAACTGGTTGAAAGCCATGTGCGGGCGCAAATGTCCGGTCACGACATCGACGTCATTTCGACTGACCGGCACACGGTCAAGCCGTGGTTCAACGGCCGGATCGACTACTCGCCGCCGGTCGAGGACCTCGCGGCGAACGGTTTTCCGCTTGAAGGCGGCCGCCTGGATTACATCGCGCATCAGCGGGTGGCGGTGTTGGTGTACCGCTATCAGAAGCACATCATCGACGTCTATGTGTTTCCGGAAGCACGCTCCGCCGATGCTGGACGAGAAGCGGCCGCTGGACCTTCGATGGCGCAGACCCGCGAGGGTTACTCGCTCGCGCACTGGAACGCGCAGGGGATGATCTGGTGGGCCGTCACCGACGCCGCGCCGGACGCGCTCAGCGGGCTTGAAACGGCGCTGAAAGCCCGTCTGGCAGGCGGCAGCGAGCAGACTGAGGGGGGCTGA
- a CDS encoding LSU ribosomal protein L9P, with amino-acid sequence MQIILLEKVVNLGNLGDIVKVKDGYARNFLIPNKQARRATKEALAEFEVRRAELEKIAAEKLAIAQAQGEKLAGSTVQINQKAGVDGRLFGSVTNADIADALVKLGFAVEKAQVRLPEGPLKLVGEHAVQISLHTDVIVDVNVAVIGEHV; translated from the coding sequence ATGCAAATTATTCTTCTGGAAAAAGTCGTCAATCTGGGCAACCTGGGCGATATCGTGAAGGTCAAGGACGGTTACGCACGTAACTTCCTGATCCCGAACAAGCAAGCTCGCCGTGCAACGAAGGAAGCCCTGGCTGAATTCGAAGTTCGCCGCGCAGAACTCGAAAAGATCGCCGCTGAAAAGCTGGCTATCGCTCAAGCTCAAGGCGAAAAGCTGGCAGGCTCGACGGTTCAGATCAATCAGAAGGCTGGCGTCGACGGCCGTCTGTTTGGTTCGGTGACGAACGCGGACATCGCTGACGCACTGGTTAAGCTTGGCTTCGCAGTGGAAAAGGCGCAAGTGCGTCTGCCGGAAGGCCCGCTGAAGCTGGTTGGCGAGCACGCTGTTCAGATCTCGCTGCACACCGACGTCATCGTCGATGTCAACGTGGCTGTGATCGGCGAACACGTCTAA